A genomic window from Erythrobacter sp. BLCC-B19 includes:
- a CDS encoding recA-like protein, which yields MSRSPMPFTPAKPSPARILARTGPDPRWRPGLNVQPFHSEIFAPATEASGAGLALALARDALAAAGESDDTRQILWVQDRAAIRLGGRPCLAGLPRDLAHRLIHVAAATPEDALFALEEGLKCRDLACVIGEIAGNPKALSFTASRRLSLTAEKHGVRLWLVRLDAAPDLSSARMRWQARAAPSAAPRWNPAAPGMATWHAELFRARTHAPGQWSLSDDAGTLRIASDPPTETVAAPDPRYLARPTVGRSLAARVHA from the coding sequence ATGAGTCGTTCGCCTATGCCCTTCACGCCCGCAAAGCCCTCTCCCGCCCGCATTCTGGCCCGCACCGGACCGGATCCACGCTGGCGGCCGGGTCTCAACGTGCAGCCGTTCCACTCGGAAATCTTCGCCCCTGCCACTGAGGCGAGCGGGGCGGGGCTGGCGTTGGCGCTGGCGCGGGACGCCCTTGCCGCGGCGGGGGAGAGCGATGACACCCGCCAGATCCTGTGGGTGCAGGATCGTGCGGCGATCCGGCTTGGCGGGCGGCCCTGCCTTGCGGGGCTGCCGCGTGATCTCGCCCACCGGTTGATCCATGTCGCCGCCGCCACGCCCGAAGACGCGCTGTTCGCGCTGGAGGAGGGGCTGAAGTGCCGTGACCTCGCCTGCGTGATCGGCGAGATTGCGGGCAACCCCAAGGCGCTGTCCTTCACCGCCTCGCGCCGCCTCAGCCTCACCGCCGAGAAGCATGGCGTGCGGCTGTGGCTGGTGCGCTTGGACGCCGCGCCCGACCTGTCCTCGGCCCGGATGCGCTGGCAGGCGCGCGCCGCGCCCTCGGCCGCCCCGCGCTGGAACCCCGCCGCCCCCGGCATGGCCACCTGGCACGCCGAACTGTTCCGCGCGCGCACTCACGCGCCCGGCCAATGGAGCCTCAGCGATGATGCCGGAACCCTGCGCATCGCCAGCGATCCCCCAACCGAAACCGTCGCCGCGCCGGATCCTCGCTATCTGGCTCGCCCGACTGTCGGTCGATCGCTGGCGGCGCGCGTCCACGCCTGA
- a CDS encoding DUF6504 family protein, whose protein sequence is MPEPCASPAIPQPKPSPRRILAIWLARLSVDRWRRASTPEASQDIDAAPTALILDTAHGPRITAANDAGLAAGARAGMLLADARALCPDLVAVPGDPAGDLAALEKLALWAQRWGPWSALDPPDGLLVDVTGAAHLFGGEEHLLKDVAAAFAARGLTTRAALAPTAGAAWALAHYGRRQTILAPDEDPLRVLADLPVAALRLDDDVLTVLRRLGIKRLGELAGVSGAGEADPAAEAAARDALRRRFRNRHAPAANPLLRLDQLLGRVPEPLLPVIDRPMPLVQRRLMEPLRHRALLDHVLEDLAADMVRALEARGEGARRLELALWRVDGEVLQRRIELAAATREASHITRLFAARLDDVAAGFGIEMVQLRASWSEPLGLTQADLDAAAEDHGTALAACIDRLSVRLGPKAVTRPVPRASHIPERAQVWQPPLAPVPASQHPLAFHTRPLKLLDVPEPIAVLHAAPDGVPQRFRWRGAVREVARVEGPERIAPEWWRERSTTRLRDYYRIEDEAGRRYWIYRQGIIGDRRGGVPMWFLQGLYA, encoded by the coding sequence ATGCCGGAACCCTGCGCATCGCCAGCGATCCCCCAACCGAAACCGTCGCCGCGCCGGATCCTCGCTATCTGGCTCGCCCGACTGTCGGTCGATCGCTGGCGGCGCGCGTCCACGCCTGAGGCGTCCCAAGACATTGACGCTGCCCCCACCGCGCTGATCCTCGACACGGCGCACGGGCCGCGCATCACCGCTGCCAATGATGCAGGCCTTGCCGCAGGGGCGAGGGCGGGGATGCTGCTGGCTGACGCGCGCGCGCTGTGCCCTGATCTGGTCGCGGTTCCCGGCGATCCGGCCGGCGATCTGGCGGCACTCGAAAAGCTTGCCCTGTGGGCGCAGCGCTGGGGGCCGTGGAGCGCGCTCGACCCGCCCGATGGCCTGCTGGTCGATGTCACCGGCGCGGCGCATCTGTTCGGGGGTGAGGAGCACTTGCTCAAGGATGTTGCTGCCGCTTTCGCCGCGCGCGGTCTCACCACCCGCGCAGCGCTTGCGCCGACGGCAGGGGCGGCCTGGGCACTCGCGCATTACGGGCGGCGGCAGACTATTCTTGCCCCCGACGAGGACCCACTGCGCGTGCTGGCAGACCTCCCGGTCGCCGCGCTCCGGCTCGATGATGATGTGCTCACCGTCCTGCGCCGCCTCGGGATCAAGCGCCTTGGCGAGCTTGCCGGGGTGAGCGGGGCGGGGGAGGCTGATCCCGCCGCCGAGGCTGCGGCGCGCGACGCGCTGCGCCGCCGCTTTCGCAACCGCCATGCGCCTGCCGCTAACCCATTGCTGCGCCTCGATCAGTTGCTTGGGCGTGTCCCCGAACCGCTATTGCCGGTCATCGACCGCCCGATGCCGTTGGTGCAACGCCGCTTGATGGAGCCGCTGCGCCACCGTGCGCTGCTCGATCATGTGCTCGAGGATCTCGCCGCCGACATGGTCCGCGCGCTCGAAGCACGGGGCGAGGGCGCGCGGCGGCTTGAACTGGCGCTTTGGCGGGTCGATGGCGAGGTCTTGCAGCGCCGCATCGAACTCGCCGCCGCCACCCGCGAGGCGAGCCACATCACCCGGTTGTTCGCCGCCCGGCTCGACGATGTCGCGGCCGGGTTCGGGATCGAGATGGTGCAGCTGCGCGCCAGCTGGAGCGAGCCGCTCGGCCTCACCCAGGCCGATCTCGATGCGGCGGCCGAAGATCATGGCACTGCGCTTGCCGCCTGTATCGACCGGCTGAGCGTGCGCCTCGGGCCGAAGGCCGTCACCCGCCCGGTTCCGCGGGCCAGCCACATCCCCGAACGCGCGCAGGTGTGGCAGCCGCCGCTCGCTCCCGTTCCTGCGAGCCAGCATCCGCTCGCCTTCCATACCCGTCCCCTGAAGCTGCTCGATGTCCCTGAGCCGATCGCGGTGCTCCATGCCGCGCCCGACGGCGTGCCCCAGCGCTTCCGCTGGCGGGGTGCGGTGCGCGAGGTTGCGCGCGTCGAGGGGCCGGAACGGATCGCGCCCGAATGGTGGCGCGAACGCTCGACGACGCGGCTGCGCGACTATTACCGCATCGAGGACGAGGCCGGGCGGCGCTACTGGATTTACCGGCAAGGCATCATCGGCGATCGCCGCGGCGGGGTGCCCATGTGGTTCCTCCAAGGCCTTTATGCCTAA
- a CDS encoding putative DNA modification/repair radical SAM protein has product MAQQSPPKPTLRQRLEILADAAKYDASCASSGTAKKNSLGGKGVGSTEGMGICHAYAPDGRCISLLKILLTNHCIFDCHYCINRKSANTPRARFTPQEVVDLTLNFYRRNYIEGLFLSSGIVRSANHTMEQLVEVARILREEHDFRGYIHLKTIPEAEPEIIHQAGLYADRVSINVELPTTAGLTRLAPDKNAGQIEGAMGRTKARIIEAKDERKRFRHAPRFAPAGQSTQMIVGADGANDAAIIGKASRLYGDFGLRRVYYSAFSPIPDASAVLPLKRPPLLREHRLYQSDWLMRFYGFAPQEVADAAEADGNLPLDIDPKLAWALKFRASFPVDVNRAPKEMLLRVPGLGTKAVARILASRRHRNLRLDDVARLTVSVAKVRPFICTVDWRPTFLTDRADLRGLLVRKSEQLELF; this is encoded by the coding sequence ATGGCCCAGCAATCCCCCCCGAAACCCACTTTACGCCAACGTCTCGAAATCCTCGCCGATGCGGCGAAATATGATGCCTCCTGCGCGTCCTCCGGCACGGCGAAGAAGAACTCGCTGGGCGGCAAAGGCGTGGGCTCGACCGAGGGGATGGGCATCTGCCACGCCTATGCGCCGGACGGGCGCTGCATCTCGCTGCTCAAGATCCTGCTGACCAACCACTGCATCTTCGATTGCCACTACTGCATCAACCGCAAGAGCGCGAACACCCCGCGCGCGCGCTTCACCCCGCAGGAGGTGGTCGACCTCACGCTGAACTTCTACCGGCGCAACTACATCGAAGGCCTGTTCCTGTCCTCGGGGATCGTGAGGAGCGCCAACCACACGATGGAGCAGCTGGTCGAGGTCGCCCGCATCCTGCGCGAGGAGCATGATTTCCGCGGCTACATCCACCTCAAGACCATTCCCGAGGCCGAGCCTGAGATCATCCATCAGGCGGGGCTTTATGCCGACCGGGTCTCGATCAATGTCGAGCTGCCCACCACCGCCGGGCTGACGCGCCTCGCGCCGGACAAGAATGCAGGCCAGATCGAAGGCGCGATGGGCCGCACCAAGGCGCGCATCATCGAGGCCAAGGATGAAAGGAAGCGTTTCCGCCACGCGCCGCGCTTTGCACCGGCGGGACAATCGACCCAGATGATCGTCGGCGCGGACGGGGCCAATGACGCGGCGATCATCGGCAAGGCGAGCCGGCTCTATGGCGATTTCGGCCTCAGGCGCGTCTATTACAGCGCCTTCTCCCCGATCCCCGATGCGTCTGCCGTGCTGCCGCTGAAACGCCCGCCGCTGCTGCGCGAGCACCGGCTCTACCAGTCCGACTGGCTGATGCGCTTTTACGGCTTCGCGCCGCAGGAGGTCGCCGATGCGGCCGAGGCGGACGGTAACCTGCCGCTCGATATCGACCCCAAGCTCGCCTGGGCGCTGAAGTTCCGCGCAAGCTTCCCGGTCGACGTCAACCGCGCGCCCAAAGAGATGCTGCTGCGGGTGCCCGGCCTCGGCACCAAGGCGGTGGCGCGCATCCTTGCATCGCGCAGGCACCGCAACCTGCGGCTTGATGATGTGGCGCGGCTGACGGTTTCGGTGGCCAAGGTGCGGCCCTTCATCTGCACGGTCGACTGGCGGCCGACCTTTCTCACCGACCGCGCCGATCTGCGCGGGCTGTTGGTGCGCAAGTCCGAGCAGCTGGAGCTGTTCTGA
- a CDS encoding PilZ domain-containing protein — MNLDSIPRASERRPMSITVKSRVQSRVVFVDLLDISEGGCKIKAKAGFAEVGDRVTMKVGGINAPLGSVAWVDGPVAGVAFEGAMHPAVIDHLCDHRDDRGNGQGLRRVL; from the coding sequence ATGAACCTCGATTCCATCCCTCGCGCCTCCGAGCGTCGACCGATGAGCATAACGGTCAAGAGCCGTGTGCAGTCGCGCGTGGTGTTCGTCGATCTGCTCGACATCTCCGAAGGTGGCTGCAAGATCAAGGCGAAGGCGGGCTTTGCCGAGGTGGGCGACCGGGTGACGATGAAGGTCGGGGGGATCAACGCTCCGCTCGGTTCGGTGGCCTGGGTCGATGGGCCGGTCGCGGGCGTTGCCTTCGAAGGAGCGATGCATCCGGCCGTGATTGACCATCTGTGCGACCATCGCGATGATCGCGGTAACGGGCAGGGGCTGCGCCGGGTCCTGTAG
- a CDS encoding amino acid permease, translated as MASKPNRSIVERMFARKSIAQVQRETANSELKRSLGKWNLLLLGVGCIIGAGIFVRTGSAAALHAGPAVLLSFVVAGIVCAFAGLCYAELSSTLPVSGSAYTYGYTTLGEFVAWTMGVLLLLEYGIAAAVVAVGWGGYVVSLLADFGVVIPPQLTGPTGYTLMRDGVPVLVDGQTVTTIFNLPAFAICIALSLLLILGVSESAKVNNIIVAIKVSVLAAFIVVGGLIVLGNLPELIATNWTPFIPENTGDGEFGVDGIMRAASIVFFAYIGFEAVSTAGQEAKDPAKDMPFGIIGSLVVCTVIYMLVAAIMTLLVPYNTLNVPDPVAVVVDAFGPQWGWLAKIIKIGAIIGLTSVVLVLMYGQTRIFYTMARDGLLPHVFSKVHPKYQTPWINTLLVGLITALAAGFLDINLLGDATSVGTLAAFAIVCLSVIYLRRAAPDLPRGFKVPFYPVLPILGIASCGYLITTVPGHVLLLFLGYLAFGMVIYFFYGMHFSNLQTGRDQDEGPDMGEFPGPVVDD; from the coding sequence TTTGGGCGTGGGTTGCATCATCGGCGCGGGCATTTTCGTGCGCACCGGCAGTGCTGCGGCGCTGCACGCGGGGCCGGCGGTGCTGCTGAGCTTCGTCGTCGCGGGCATTGTCTGCGCCTTTGCCGGGCTTTGCTATGCCGAGCTTTCCTCGACCCTGCCGGTGTCGGGCTCGGCCTACACCTATGGCTACACCACGTTGGGCGAATTCGTCGCCTGGACGATGGGCGTGCTGCTGCTGCTCGAATACGGGATCGCCGCCGCGGTGGTCGCGGTGGGCTGGGGCGGTTATGTCGTCAGCCTGTTGGCGGACTTTGGCGTCGTCATTCCCCCGCAACTGACCGGCCCCACAGGCTACACGCTGATGCGTGACGGGGTGCCGGTGCTGGTCGATGGCCAGACGGTCACCACGATCTTCAACCTGCCCGCCTTTGCAATCTGCATTGCCCTGTCGCTGCTGCTGATTTTGGGCGTGTCGGAAAGCGCCAAGGTCAACAACATCATCGTCGCGATCAAGGTCAGCGTGCTGGCTGCCTTCATCGTGGTCGGCGGGCTGATCGTGCTGGGCAACCTGCCGGAACTGATCGCGACCAACTGGACACCTTTCATTCCCGAAAACACCGGTGACGGCGAGTTCGGGGTCGACGGGATCATGCGCGCCGCCTCGATCGTGTTCTTCGCCTATATTGGCTTCGAGGCGGTCTCGACCGCAGGACAGGAAGCCAAGGACCCGGCCAAGGATATGCCCTTCGGCATCATCGGTTCGCTGGTCGTCTGCACCGTGATCTATATGCTGGTTGCGGCCATCATGACGCTGCTGGTGCCTTACAACACCTTGAACGTCCCCGATCCGGTGGCGGTGGTGGTCGATGCCTTCGGCCCGCAGTGGGGCTGGCTCGCCAAGATCATCAAGATCGGCGCGATCATCGGCCTTACCTCGGTGGTGCTGGTGCTGATGTATGGCCAGACCCGCATCTTCTACACCATGGCGCGCGACGGTTTGCTGCCGCACGTCTTCTCGAAGGTGCACCCGAAGTATCAGACCCCGTGGATCAACACCCTGCTGGTCGGCCTGATCACGGCGCTGGCGGCGGGCTTCCTCGACATCAACCTGCTGGGCGATGCGACCTCGGTGGGCACGCTGGCGGCGTTCGCCATCGTGTGTCTCTCGGTGATCTACCTGCGCCGCGCTGCGCCCGATCTGCCGCGCGGGTTCAAGGTGCCGTTCTACCCGGTGTTGCCGATCCTCGGGATTGCGTCCTGCGGCTACCTGATCACCACGGTGCCGGGTCACGTGCTGCTGCTGTTCCTCGGCTATCTGGCGTTCGGGATGGTGATCTACTTCTTCTACGGGATGCATTTCTCGAACCTGCAGACCGGACGGGATCAGGACGAAGGGCCGGATATGGGCGAGTTCCCCGGGCCGGTCGTCGACGACTGA